A window of Patagioenas fasciata isolate bPatFas1 chromosome 5, bPatFas1.hap1, whole genome shotgun sequence contains these coding sequences:
- the LOC136101967 gene encoding mas-related G-protein coupled receptor member H-like produces the protein MEANHMSPNPTAPTLTTDGDNPCRMDVTDMAIDGVTALICLCGLLGNGAALWFLGFRIRRNPITVYIFNLAIADFVFLLSMLTSSLLYMTENVSCSTLLSLKYKRSLFLFSLFSYNTALYLLTAISIERCMSIFCYSIRHPQRLSVTVCVLLWSLSITVIAAVTSLCLLYDHEHCRMALISMYILNFLVFAPPMVISSTILLIKVQCSSQQHQPKRLYIVIFLTVLFFLLFALPLSIWNFLQQFSYTFVPSQVVFLLACINSSINPFIYFSVGSCQRHCSLVSPQVAFRRVFEEPADNMTFSSDTTMDTLAPAC, from the coding sequence ATGGAGGCGAACCACATGTCGCCAAATCCCACAGCACCCACGCTGACCACCGATGGAGACAACCCATGCAGGATGGACGTCACCGACATGGCCATAGACGGTGTCACGGCGCTCATCTGCCTCTGCGGGCTGCTGGGGAACGGGGCCGCCCTCTGGTTCCTCGGCTTCCGCATCCGCAGGAACCCCATCACCGTCTACATCTTCAACCTGGCCATTGCTGACTTCGTCTTCCTCCTCTCCATGCTCACTTCATCCCTCCTCTACATGACAGAGAACGTCTCCTGCTCCACTCTTTTGTCCTTGAAGTACAAGAGGTCACTTTTCCTGTTCTCGCTGTTCTCCTACAACACGGCCCTGTATCTCCTCACAGCCATCAGCATTGAGAGATGCATGTCCATCTTCTGCTACAGCATCCGCCATCCCCAGCGCTTGTCAGTCACGGTGTGTGTCctgctctggtccctctccatcACTGTCATTGCTGCAGTGACCTCTCTGTGCCTGTTGTATGACCACGAGCACTGCCGCATGGCTCTCATCTCCATGTACATCCTCAACTTCCTCGTCTTTGCACCACCCATGGTCATTTCCAGCACAATCCTCCTCATTAAGGTCCAGTGTAGCTCCCAGCAGCACCAACCCAAGAGGCTCTACATCGTTATCTTCCTCAccgtcctcttcttcctcctcttcgctCTTCCCCTCAGCATCTGGAATTTCCTGCAGCAGTTCAGCTACACCTTTGTGCCCTCCCAGGTTGTTTTCCTGCTCGCCTGCATCAACAGCAGCATCAACCCCTTCATCTACTTCTCAGTGGGGAGCTGCCAGAGGCATTGCTCCTTGGTGTCCCCCCAGGTCGCCTTCCGGAGGGTCTTTGAGGAGCCGGCAGACAACATGACATTCAGCAGTGACACAACGATGGACACGCTGGCCCCAGCCTGTTGA